A region of Dermabacter vaginalis DNA encodes the following proteins:
- a CDS encoding alpha/beta hydrolase, which produces MIHSRMDFHSPAHGMGTSAVVLYPQQTDGQIGMAGGIDLDENGEPRVPVLYLLHGLSDDCTGWTRRTSIERYASAKGICVVMPEVRRSFYADEVLGEKYWTYVSEELPALINQTFRISTAREDTFVAGLSMGGFGAMKLALNQPERFAAAGSFSGALAVAERDYTEFGHAMPARIWGQGLTPEDGSVYESYFEGVEQGAFPAIDDLNALAQKAEPGSLPRLWIGCGTEDFLLEETRAFVSTLEEAGHAHEVTYTPGAHEWAVWDEYVRRFLDWI; this is translated from the coding sequence ATGATTCACTCACGCATGGATTTTCACTCGCCCGCACACGGGATGGGCACGAGCGCGGTGGTGCTTTACCCGCAGCAAACCGACGGCCAGATCGGTATGGCGGGAGGGATCGACCTCGACGAGAACGGCGAGCCGCGCGTTCCGGTCCTGTACCTCCTGCACGGCCTGAGCGACGACTGCACGGGATGGACGCGCCGCACGAGCATCGAACGCTACGCCTCCGCGAAGGGGATCTGCGTGGTGATGCCCGAGGTGCGCCGTTCGTTTTACGCCGATGAAGTGCTCGGTGAAAAGTACTGGACGTACGTGAGCGAGGAGCTTCCCGCGCTCATCAACCAGACCTTCCGGATTTCGACGGCTCGCGAAGACACGTTCGTTGCTGGCCTCTCCATGGGCGGCTTCGGCGCGATGAAGCTCGCGCTCAACCAGCCCGAGCGCTTCGCCGCGGCAGGCTCATTCTCGGGCGCGCTTGCGGTTGCGGAGCGCGACTACACCGAGTTCGGGCATGCAATGCCCGCGCGAATATGGGGTCAGGGCCTCACGCCCGAGGACGGAAGCGTGTACGAGTCGTACTTCGAGGGCGTGGAGCAGGGCGCGTTTCCCGCGATTGACGATCTCAACGCGCTCGCGCAGAAGGCCGAGCCGGGCTCGCTTCCGCGATTGTGGATCGGGTGCGGAACCGAAGATTTCCTGCTTGAGGAAACGCGGGCTTTCGTGAGCACGCTCGAAGAGGCGGGGCATGCGCACGAGGTGACGTACACGCCCGGGGCCCACGAATGGGCCGTGTGGGACGAGTACGTGCGTCGCTTCCTCGACTGGATCTAA
- a CDS encoding ABC transporter ATP-binding protein, with product MQNSAAPPRPHPMIRLWGIVKPIRIRLVLGLLCAIGSAVLGLMIPQVLERLVNSDLVEGGTAAAVWTAGATVLVLGIFEALLLFLRRVFALVPATGVERDMRTDLYDKIQHMPVAFHDRWSSGQLLSRAMSDTNLIRRWIAFGVIMGVTTAVTVIVGIILLLRSSWILALVFIAAAIPIGIFSFRFNRQFSTLSRLSQDQNGDLATTIEQSVQGIRVLKAFGRGPTALEQFTHQANELRGTEVKKATAIARFDMLMYGLPEIATSISLLLGIYLTAHGHMNLGQLSAYFVTAVLVTGPVRMLGQLFGMLINTNTALDRYFEVKDAANTITDPEHPTIEPGRTFEGRLALHDVHFRYSDSPAHMPDLLDGVSLEVKPGETMALVGITGSGKSTLLQLVPRLYDVTSGSITIDGYDVRDIPLDTLHSMTAFAFEDATLFSDSVRDNVLLGAPGYERTVGTVEFSNRLFGSDGTVPPLTRTSTRSAELDEALDLALDTADARYAYELPEGVDTHIGEEGMSLSGGQRQRLALARAIAAKPTVLLLDDPLSALDTKTEERVTERLREVLSHTTTLIVAHRTSTVALADRVALLEDGRITAVGTHTELMATSERYRYVIANQEEEARGNRNLTRVATETGSLEVAEIRAAAEEKGGAR from the coding sequence ATGCAGAACAGTGCCGCTCCCCCGCGCCCGCACCCCATGATTCGCCTGTGGGGCATTGTGAAACCCATCCGCATAAGGCTCGTCCTTGGGCTTTTGTGCGCGATCGGCAGCGCCGTTCTCGGCCTCATGATTCCGCAGGTGCTCGAGCGCCTCGTGAACTCTGATCTCGTTGAAGGTGGCACCGCCGCAGCCGTGTGGACCGCCGGCGCCACAGTTCTCGTGCTCGGCATCTTCGAGGCCCTCCTTCTTTTCCTTCGCCGCGTGTTCGCCCTCGTGCCCGCGACCGGAGTCGAACGTGACATGCGCACGGATCTCTACGACAAAATCCAGCACATGCCCGTCGCCTTCCACGACCGATGGAGCTCGGGGCAGCTCCTCTCACGCGCGATGAGCGACACGAACCTCATCCGCCGCTGGATCGCCTTCGGCGTGATCATGGGCGTGACCACGGCGGTCACCGTAATCGTGGGCATCATCCTGCTTCTTCGCTCGAGCTGGATTCTCGCCCTCGTCTTCATTGCAGCGGCGATCCCGATTGGAATCTTTTCGTTCCGGTTCAACCGCCAATTCTCCACTCTCTCGCGCCTCTCGCAGGATCAAAACGGCGATCTCGCCACCACAATCGAGCAGTCGGTTCAGGGCATTCGCGTGCTCAAGGCCTTCGGGCGCGGCCCCACGGCCCTCGAACAGTTCACGCATCAGGCCAACGAACTGCGCGGCACCGAGGTCAAAAAGGCCACGGCCATCGCCCGCTTCGACATGCTCATGTATGGCCTCCCGGAGATCGCCACCTCCATCAGCCTCCTGCTCGGCATCTACCTCACGGCACACGGCCACATGAACCTCGGCCAGCTCAGCGCCTACTTCGTGACCGCCGTGCTCGTCACGGGCCCCGTGCGCATGCTCGGCCAGCTTTTTGGCATGCTCATCAACACCAACACGGCCCTCGACCGTTACTTCGAAGTCAAGGATGCCGCGAACACGATCACCGACCCCGAGCACCCCACAATCGAACCCGGGCGCACATTCGAGGGGCGCCTCGCCCTCCACGACGTCCACTTCCGCTACTCCGATTCGCCCGCGCACATGCCTGACCTCCTCGACGGTGTGAGCCTCGAGGTCAAGCCCGGCGAAACGATGGCGCTCGTGGGCATCACGGGCTCCGGCAAATCGACCCTGCTCCAGCTCGTGCCACGCCTCTACGACGTCACCTCAGGCTCGATCACGATCGACGGCTACGACGTGCGCGACATCCCCCTCGACACCCTCCACAGCATGACGGCCTTCGCGTTCGAGGATGCGACGCTTTTCAGCGATTCCGTTCGCGACAACGTGCTCCTTGGGGCGCCCGGGTACGAAAGAACCGTCGGAACCGTGGAGTTTTCGAACCGGCTTTTTGGTTCCGACGGCACCGTGCCCCCATTGACGCGCACCTCCACGCGCAGTGCCGAGCTTGACGAGGCGCTCGACCTCGCCCTCGACACCGCCGACGCGCGCTACGCCTACGAGCTACCCGAGGGCGTCGACACCCACATCGGCGAGGAGGGCATGAGCCTTTCGGGCGGCCAGCGCCAGCGTCTCGCCCTCGCGCGCGCGATCGCGGCGAAGCCCACGGTGCTCTTGCTCGACGATCCGCTCTCCGCGCTCGATACGAAAACGGAAGAACGCGTCACGGAGCGGTTGCGCGAGGTTCTCTCCCACACGACCACGCTCATCGTCGCGCACCGCACCTCAACGGTCGCCCTCGCGGACCGCGTGGCGCTCCTCGAGGATGGCCGCATCACGGCCGTGGGCACACACACCGAGCTCATGGCCACGAGTGAACGCTACCGTTACGTGATCGCGAATCAGGAAGAGGAAGCGCGCGGCAATCGGAACCTCACGCGCGTGGCAACGGAGACGGGAAGCCTCGAGGTTGCCGAGATTCGCGCCGCGGCCGAAGAGAAGGGAGGTGCGCGATGA
- a CDS encoding ABC transporter ATP-binding protein: protein MSQVVTDENHEFTKEENRASRQRSFALLRELLAPEKASIALVAIMVVLAQAAVVAGPAILAWGIDHGLPALIEGDALPALGVAGLHAACAIIAAALTFVFTRQSSVIGQRLLLELRRRVFRHTQRLSLEFHERYTSGRIVSRQTSDMEALRELLEFGVPILIGSSLSMVLTAASIVAMDWPTGLIMLVLLIPCIALTVWFQVRSRIAYRGMRTHSAALIVQFVEAMNGIRAVKAFRKEESNSREYRALAENYRRATLNSISVFGIYQPALRLLANVTVAAVLVVGGFRVLSGDLSVGVLLALVLYARRFFQPVDEIANFYNSFQSATAALEKISALLWEIPTVADPHAAHAKSIASGRGAIEFTDAEFRYSEDGPLVLKPLDLTIPAGQTVALVGQTGAGKSTIAKLVSRFYDVTKGRVELDGVDLRELTSEELTRNVVMVTQEAYLFSGTVADNIELGRPGASREEIIRAAKAIGAHEFIEALPYGYDTDVSKRGGRVSAGQRQLISFARAFLANPNVLILDEATSSLDLPSERLVQEGLTKLLGNRTALIIAHRLSTVMIADRVLVLHDGVVVEDDTPAALIEKGGRFAALYKAWQDSL, encoded by the coding sequence ATGAGTCAGGTTGTCACCGACGAAAACCACGAGTTCACGAAAGAAGAAAACCGTGCCTCGCGTCAGCGTTCATTCGCCCTTCTTCGGGAACTTCTCGCACCCGAGAAGGCCTCGATCGCGCTGGTCGCCATCATGGTGGTTCTCGCGCAGGCCGCGGTCGTCGCGGGGCCCGCGATTCTCGCGTGGGGCATCGACCACGGTCTTCCCGCCCTCATCGAGGGCGACGCGCTGCCTGCACTCGGCGTGGCTGGCCTCCACGCGGCGTGCGCGATCATTGCCGCGGCCCTCACTTTCGTCTTTACGCGCCAGTCCTCCGTCATCGGCCAGCGACTCCTCCTTGAGCTGCGCCGCCGCGTTTTCCGGCACACGCAGCGCCTTTCCCTCGAATTCCACGAACGTTACACCTCCGGGCGTATCGTTTCTCGCCAGACTTCTGACATGGAAGCTCTGCGGGAGCTTCTCGAGTTTGGCGTGCCGATCCTCATCGGCTCGAGCCTCTCGATGGTTCTCACGGCCGCCTCGATCGTCGCGATGGACTGGCCCACGGGCCTCATCATGCTCGTGCTGCTCATCCCCTGCATCGCGCTGACCGTGTGGTTCCAGGTGCGCTCGCGTATCGCGTATCGCGGCATGCGCACCCACTCGGCTGCGCTCATCGTGCAGTTCGTCGAGGCGATGAACGGCATCCGCGCCGTGAAGGCCTTCCGCAAAGAGGAATCGAACTCGCGCGAGTACCGGGCCCTCGCGGAAAACTACCGCCGCGCAACCCTCAACTCGATCTCCGTGTTCGGCATCTACCAGCCTGCTCTGCGCCTGCTCGCGAACGTCACGGTCGCGGCAGTGTTGGTCGTGGGCGGCTTCCGCGTTCTTTCGGGTGACTTGAGCGTGGGCGTGCTCCTCGCCCTCGTGCTGTATGCGCGGCGCTTCTTCCAGCCGGTCGATGAGATCGCAAACTTTTACAACTCGTTCCAGTCAGCAACGGCGGCACTGGAGAAGATCAGTGCGCTTTTGTGGGAAATTCCGACGGTTGCCGACCCCCACGCCGCACACGCGAAATCCATTGCGAGCGGCCGGGGCGCCATCGAGTTCACGGATGCCGAATTCCGCTATAGCGAGGATGGCCCGCTCGTGCTCAAGCCCCTCGACCTCACGATTCCCGCGGGCCAGACCGTCGCGCTCGTGGGACAAACGGGTGCGGGTAAGTCGACGATCGCGAAACTCGTGTCGCGTTTCTACGACGTCACGAAAGGCAGGGTCGAGCTCGACGGTGTGGATCTTCGCGAGCTCACGAGCGAGGAACTCACGCGCAATGTCGTGATGGTGACGCAAGAGGCCTACCTGTTCAGCGGCACCGTTGCCGACAACATCGAGTTAGGGCGTCCCGGCGCAAGCCGCGAGGAAATCATCCGCGCGGCGAAGGCGATCGGCGCCCACGAGTTCATCGAAGCCCTCCCCTACGGCTACGACACGGACGTGAGCAAGCGCGGCGGCCGCGTTTCCGCGGGTCAGCGTCAGCTCATCTCGTTCGCGCGTGCGTTCCTTGCGAACCCGAACGTGCTCATCCTCGACGAAGCGACAAGCTCGCTTGACCTCCCGAGCGAGCGGCTCGTGCAAGAGGGCCTCACGAAGCTCCTCGGCAACCGCACGGCACTCATCATCGCGCACCGCCTCTCGACCGTCATGATCGCGGACCGCGTGCTCGTGCTCCATGACGGCGTCGTGGTGGAGGACGACACGCCCGCGGCGCTTATCGAGAAGGGTGGCCGCTTCGCCGCGCTCTACAAGGCGTGGCAGGATTCGCTCTAG
- a CDS encoding choice-of-anchor M domain-containing protein has translation MSLTTPRASMSRRLFATMAATVVTVTLAIAPFHTPPASAAPGEIPRDSSLFVAEKGHVDSPKVFYKDGHLSLETEAKGERRPIDTAIHNLGHGYTREGKQNFIFTVPKNAPELDFLGKPGTDLFMSPMISNLPHDPIWAGFGADTGVPIENFRDGAFTLDLVDVKGPGRVEQFRWSPGGEGESGYLTRMLSSSDSRYRSALLTAGTHTHNYTTFSRPGRYELTYRASARTKSGSLLATKEYTTQWQVGGNRPGAAMTSIAEKTPSQAKHGLTITPASGVEGRDSAVEGKLHTLEVRTPEVEKGTAEFTVNGSHLATVGLSHGYAGFHELLPADASRYQVNVRDESGALRYTSAPLSLKDAKASTGESADPLAPNAEKSEKFGAKELSIGSRRVSASFAPASNGTHALTVTVDDPQFAGFVSLGQFSSEKDDLPNTTFDTAVRGGKATLSVPSSYLDSGDALKLSLTPHPLVRNAKKTSVTLASSFNARDTFKKTFELSPDGATSPSNDQPRPDPSQPSDPTTPGEAPTCRDRLLIDHGHLDLALQGDASGVSSTIKDDSRIGAKNTVDRDGGEIALVVSDAAKEARTKAQAGKEWDGILAPVGEPTWVLPFSQNPSLPWPGYSTERVKEGDFSSYELTLEKVTGPGDVSLFVPDGLGGKPRTLLASRKGAPRSLPIEGPTHAHTAWAFTKPGTYTLTFTYKAVKPDGTTVTSNPQTLTILVGKNAKDEFCSATTLEP, from the coding sequence ATGTCCCTCACAACGCCACGGGCCTCGATGTCTCGACGCCTCTTCGCCACGATGGCGGCAACCGTCGTCACCGTTACTCTCGCTATCGCCCCGTTCCATACTCCGCCCGCAAGCGCCGCGCCGGGCGAGATTCCGCGCGACTCCTCCCTTTTCGTCGCCGAAAAAGGCCACGTCGACAGCCCCAAGGTTTTCTACAAAGACGGTCATTTGAGCCTCGAAACCGAAGCCAAGGGAGAGAGGCGACCGATCGACACGGCGATCCACAACCTCGGTCACGGCTATACGCGAGAGGGCAAGCAAAACTTCATCTTCACCGTTCCGAAGAATGCCCCCGAGCTCGACTTCCTCGGAAAACCCGGGACCGACTTGTTCATGTCCCCCATGATCTCCAACCTTCCGCACGACCCGATCTGGGCAGGATTCGGCGCGGACACGGGCGTACCGATCGAAAACTTCCGTGACGGTGCCTTCACGCTTGACCTCGTCGATGTCAAGGGGCCGGGCCGCGTGGAACAGTTCCGCTGGAGTCCAGGCGGCGAAGGAGAAAGCGGATATTTGACCCGCATGCTCAGCAGTAGCGACTCCCGCTACCGAAGCGCGCTCCTCACTGCCGGGACGCACACCCACAACTACACCACGTTCTCGCGCCCGGGCCGCTACGAGCTCACGTATCGCGCGAGCGCACGCACCAAGAGCGGCTCGCTACTAGCGACGAAGGAATACACGACCCAGTGGCAAGTGGGCGGCAACCGCCCCGGAGCCGCGATGACAAGCATCGCTGAAAAGACACCCTCTCAGGCGAAACACGGATTGACGATCACCCCCGCCTCCGGCGTCGAGGGGAGGGACTCGGCAGTCGAAGGCAAGCTCCATACGCTCGAGGTCCGCACCCCGGAAGTGGAGAAGGGCACCGCAGAATTCACCGTCAACGGCTCTCACCTCGCCACCGTCGGCCTTTCGCACGGTTACGCGGGCTTCCATGAACTCCTTCCCGCCGATGCGTCCCGGTACCAGGTCAACGTTCGCGATGAATCCGGCGCTCTCCGCTACACCTCCGCGCCGCTCTCACTCAAAGACGCCAAGGCCAGCACAGGCGAAAGCGCAGACCCGCTCGCGCCGAACGCCGAAAAATCCGAAAAATTCGGCGCGAAGGAACTGAGCATCGGCTCGCGCCGCGTATCTGCCTCCTTCGCCCCCGCGAGCAACGGAACACACGCGCTCACGGTGACGGTCGACGACCCCCAATTCGCGGGCTTCGTCTCGCTTGGTCAGTTCAGCTCCGAAAAAGACGACCTGCCCAACACGACGTTTGACACCGCGGTTCGCGGCGGCAAAGCCACCCTCAGCGTCCCGAGCAGTTACCTCGACAGTGGTGACGCGCTCAAGCTCAGTCTCACTCCGCATCCGCTCGTGCGCAACGCCAAGAAAACCTCGGTGACCCTCGCGTCCTCATTCAACGCACGCGACACCTTTAAGAAAACGTTCGAGCTGAGCCCGGATGGGGCAACATCACCGAGCAATGATCAGCCGCGCCCCGACCCCTCGCAGCCGTCGGACCCGACCACTCCCGGCGAGGCACCAACGTGCCGCGACCGCCTCCTGATCGACCACGGTCACCTCGATCTCGCCCTCCAGGGCGATGCGAGCGGCGTGAGCTCAACGATCAAGGACGACAGCCGAATCGGCGCGAAAAATACCGTCGATCGCGATGGCGGCGAGATTGCTCTTGTCGTGAGCGATGCCGCCAAGGAAGCGCGCACCAAGGCGCAGGCTGGCAAGGAATGGGACGGCATTCTCGCGCCCGTGGGGGAACCGACGTGGGTGCTCCCGTTCTCGCAGAATCCCTCCCTTCCCTGGCCCGGGTACAGCACGGAACGCGTCAAGGAAGGAGACTTCTCCTCCTACGAACTGACGCTTGAGAAAGTCACGGGCCCCGGCGACGTGTCGCTCTTCGTCCCCGACGGCCTCGGCGGAAAACCGAGGACACTGCTGGCCTCACGCAAGGGGGCCCCGCGCTCCCTCCCGATCGAAGGCCCCACACACGCGCACACTGCGTGGGCCTTCACCAAGCCGGGCACGTACACCCTGACCTTCACCTACAAGGCGGTGAAGCCCGACGGCACCACGGTGACCTCGAACCCTCAGACCCTCACGATCCTCGTGGGCAAGAATGCGAAAGACGAGTTCTGTTCGGCGACTACGCTAGAGCCATGA
- the manA gene encoding mannose-6-phosphate isomerase, class I produces MRRLSGHLQRYAWGSPTHLPEFLSVEADGTPWAELWFGAHPLAPATLTASGEALNEAIAHHPESMLGEPVTRAFGNALPFLLKLIAPKEPLSLQVHPTREHARECFAAENAAGLALDSPERNYRDANHKPEMVLALEPFEALCGFRTPRKAASILEGLEAPLAKRILALLEAQPSAHGMRAAFRMLVAPTMRPDPGEIVALAEECAVRLRARTSPSPRIDRAVALLNEKYPGDPGVAATLLLNPVSLKPGEAMFVPAGALHSYLSGFAVEIMASSDNVLRAGITPKKVDADELLQCVSVSAAPPIRIAPERLNDATSAYFAPIDDFELSTFTSEAGDDSSAQTFVGTGPRIVVCLDGPLVLDTSAGSDTLERGEAVFIAAHEGALTVRGHGRLVQAGVP; encoded by the coding sequence ATGCGGCGACTCAGCGGCCATCTCCAGCGCTATGCGTGGGGCTCGCCCACGCACCTGCCTGAATTCCTTTCGGTTGAGGCTGACGGCACCCCGTGGGCGGAACTGTGGTTCGGCGCCCACCCGCTTGCGCCCGCAACTCTCACGGCAAGTGGCGAGGCCCTCAACGAAGCGATTGCCCATCACCCGGAGAGCATGCTCGGCGAACCTGTCACGCGTGCCTTTGGAAACGCCCTCCCGTTCCTCCTCAAGCTCATCGCTCCTAAGGAGCCTCTCTCACTCCAGGTGCACCCCACGCGAGAGCATGCGCGCGAATGCTTTGCCGCCGAAAACGCCGCGGGCCTCGCGCTCGATTCGCCCGAGCGCAACTACCGCGATGCAAACCATAAGCCCGAGATGGTGCTCGCCCTCGAACCCTTTGAGGCGCTGTGCGGCTTCCGCACCCCGCGCAAGGCCGCTTCGATTCTCGAGGGGCTCGAGGCTCCGCTCGCGAAGCGCATACTCGCCTTGCTTGAGGCCCAGCCGAGCGCGCACGGTATGCGGGCAGCGTTCCGCATGCTGGTGGCCCCCACGATGCGCCCCGATCCGGGCGAGATCGTCGCGCTCGCCGAGGAATGCGCCGTGCGCCTGCGGGCACGCACCTCGCCCTCGCCACGCATCGACCGCGCCGTCGCCCTCCTCAACGAGAAATACCCCGGCGACCCGGGCGTTGCCGCGACCCTCTTGCTCAACCCCGTATCGCTCAAGCCGGGCGAGGCGATGTTCGTTCCGGCAGGCGCCCTCCACTCCTACCTGAGCGGCTTCGCGGTCGAAATCATGGCCTCGAGCGACAACGTGCTACGCGCAGGCATCACCCCGAAGAAGGTGGACGCCGACGAACTTCTGCAATGCGTGTCCGTGAGCGCCGCCCCGCCGATTCGTATCGCGCCAGAGCGCCTCAACGACGCCACGAGCGCGTACTTCGCCCCAATCGACGATTTCGAGCTCTCGACGTTCACGAGTGAGGCGGGCGATGACTCCTCGGCCCAAACTTTCGTGGGCACGGGCCCGCGCATCGTCGTGTGCCTCGACGGGCCCCTCGTGCTCGACACTTCCGCGGGCAGCGACACACTTGAGCGCGGCGAGGCCGTGTTCATCGCCGCTCACGAAGGCGCGCTCACGGTGCGTGGGCACGGCCGGCTCGTGCAAGCGGGCGTGCCGTAG
- a CDS encoding MATE family efflux transporter, producing MSSSAPTDSPQPRTDARAILALAIPALGALVAEPLFILVDSAFVGHVSTAALAGLSIASTILTTVVGLAIFLAYSTTAAVARAVGAGNMTRALTKGIDATWLAALIGLGCALVLGFGADVVIGLFGPRAEVAHEAATYLRISTAGLPAMLMIQAALGLVRGLQDTRITLIIAGVGAVLNVPINWALIFGLDLGIAGSAIGTLICQWGMAAWYIGIIVRGAQRRSVSLAPNFSGVSSAWKEGRWLFIRSVTMRVVLLTATAIAIKLGEVTLAAHQLMNSVFSLTALALDSLAIAAQALTGKHLGAGDRKSVESVTRTLVRWSFVGGLAVATVLLLASFVLPQVFTPDPAVQRSLTWALVVLLVAQPLAGYVFVLDGVYMGAGDARYLGLAGLVTMGAYLPFALGLWWVSDAGLLPADSPFALALLWAIFTFVFLASRAATLWWRGRSDAWMHLGEHGGAEA from the coding sequence GTGAGTTCTTCTGCCCCCACCGATTCGCCTCAGCCCCGAACCGATGCGCGCGCAATCCTTGCACTTGCGATTCCCGCCCTCGGCGCTCTCGTTGCCGAACCGCTGTTTATTCTCGTGGATTCGGCGTTCGTGGGGCACGTGTCCACGGCGGCTCTCGCCGGCCTCTCGATCGCCTCGACGATCCTCACGACGGTCGTGGGCCTCGCAATTTTCCTCGCGTACTCGACGACCGCGGCGGTCGCGCGGGCTGTGGGCGCTGGGAACATGACTCGCGCCCTCACGAAGGGCATCGATGCCACGTGGCTCGCCGCCCTCATTGGCCTCGGGTGCGCACTCGTGCTGGGCTTCGGCGCGGACGTCGTGATCGGGCTTTTCGGGCCTCGCGCCGAGGTCGCCCACGAGGCGGCCACCTACCTGCGCATTTCCACTGCGGGCCTTCCAGCGATGCTCATGATCCAGGCGGCCCTCGGGCTCGTGCGAGGTCTCCAGGACACGCGCATCACGCTCATCATCGCGGGCGTGGGCGCGGTGCTCAATGTGCCCATCAACTGGGCGCTGATCTTCGGCCTTGATCTCGGTATCGCGGGCTCCGCGATCGGCACGCTCATCTGCCAGTGGGGCATGGCGGCGTGGTACATCGGGATCATTGTGCGCGGAGCCCAACGCCGCTCGGTAAGCCTCGCCCCGAACTTCTCGGGCGTGAGCTCCGCGTGGAAAGAAGGGCGCTGGCTGTTCATCCGCTCGGTCACGATGCGCGTCGTGCTCCTCACGGCCACGGCTATCGCGATCAAGCTCGGCGAGGTCACGCTCGCCGCGCATCAACTCATGAACTCCGTTTTCTCCCTCACGGCCCTCGCCCTCGATTCCCTCGCGATCGCGGCGCAAGCCCTCACCGGCAAGCATCTCGGGGCGGGCGACCGCAAGAGCGTCGAGTCCGTGACGCGTACGCTCGTGCGCTGGTCTTTCGTCGGCGGGCTCGCCGTCGCCACCGTGCTCCTTCTTGCGTCGTTCGTGCTCCCCCAGGTGTTTACGCCCGACCCCGCGGTGCAGCGCTCGCTCACGTGGGCACTCGTGGTTTTGCTCGTCGCGCAGCCACTCGCCGGGTACGTTTTTGTGCTCGACGGGGTGTACATGGGCGCGGGCGACGCCCGCTATCTTGGGCTCGCCGGGCTCGTCACGATGGGTGCGTATCTCCCGTTTGCCCTCGGGCTCTGGTGGGTGTCCGACGCCGGCCTACTTCCCGCCGATTCCCCGTTCGCACTGGCGCTTCTGTGGGCGATCTTCACCTTCGTGTTCCTGGCCTCGCGCGCCGCGACGCTCTGGTGGCGCGGCCGAAGTGACGCGTGGATGCACCTTGGAGAACACGGGGGCGCTGAGGCGTAG
- a CDS encoding LysR family transcriptional regulator — protein sequence MDPRRLVIFNRVVTNGSIGAAARELGWTQPAVSQHIAALEKDTGMQLVVRGSGGVTPTEAGARLAVHAAAIAANLEAAETEMNDLAALKKGLVRCAAFPSAAAMLLPPTLARMEKDYPGIELGFTECEPPEALEGVRGNNFDVAMIFRYSQTPPEEHEALEWTPILADPVRLILPKGHPLAKRDDISMKDLNGEAWVAGCDRCSANLHHHAQVAGFTPDIRYCTDDSTVAQRLVGHNTGVIALLPEIALEAYPNDTVVIKEVKELDNRVIGIVNRPGALKIPAIAAFVNTLRHNANAHGCTLTHAHVHLDTEDIDNLDALADIENNAREEAQS from the coding sequence ATGGATCCTCGCAGACTCGTGATCTTCAACAGAGTGGTCACCAATGGCTCGATCGGCGCCGCGGCGCGTGAGCTTGGCTGGACCCAGCCCGCCGTGTCCCAGCACATCGCTGCCCTCGAAAAAGATACTGGCATGCAGCTCGTCGTGCGCGGCTCGGGCGGCGTCACCCCCACCGAGGCCGGCGCGCGACTCGCCGTGCACGCTGCCGCGATTGCGGCGAACCTCGAGGCAGCGGAGACCGAAATGAACGACCTCGCCGCCCTCAAGAAGGGCCTCGTGCGCTGCGCGGCTTTTCCTTCGGCCGCCGCGATGCTGCTACCTCCAACCCTCGCCCGCATGGAAAAGGACTACCCCGGCATAGAACTGGGCTTCACCGAATGCGAGCCGCCCGAGGCACTCGAAGGCGTGCGCGGCAATAACTTCGACGTCGCGATGATTTTCCGCTACTCGCAAACCCCACCCGAGGAGCACGAAGCGCTCGAGTGGACGCCGATCCTCGCCGACCCGGTGCGGCTCATTCTCCCGAAGGGGCATCCTCTCGCGAAGCGAGACGACATCAGCATGAAGGATTTGAACGGCGAGGCGTGGGTTGCCGGCTGCGATAGGTGCAGCGCGAACCTCCACCACCACGCACAGGTCGCGGGCTTCACACCCGATATTCGGTACTGCACGGACGATTCGACGGTGGCCCAGCGCCTCGTGGGGCACAACACGGGCGTTATCGCGCTCCTTCCCGAGATTGCCCTCGAGGCCTACCCGAACGACACGGTCGTCATCAAGGAAGTGAAAGAGCTCGACAACCGCGTGATCGGCATCGTCAACCGCCCCGGTGCGCTCAAGATCCCCGCGATCGCGGCCTTCGTGAACACGCTTCGCCACAACGCGAACGCCCACGGGTGCACGCTCACGCACGCCCATGTGCACCTCGATACCGAGGACATCGACAATCTCGATGCCCTCGCGGATATTGAGAACAACGCGCGCGAGGAGGCGCAGTCATGA